A genome region from Eurosta solidaginis isolate ZX-2024a chromosome 2, ASM4086904v1, whole genome shotgun sequence includes the following:
- the bsk gene encoding stress-activated protein kinase JNK, with protein sequence MSSRHYTIEVGDTNFTILNRYTNLKPIGSGAQGIVCAAYDTMTEQNVAIKKLSRPFQNVTHAKRAYREFKLMKLVNHKNIIGLLNAFTPQRTLEEFQDVYLVMELMDANLCQVIQMDLDHDRMSYLLYQMLCGIKHLHLAGIIHRDLKPSNIVVKADCTLKILDFGLARTAGTTFMMTPYVVTRYYRAPEVILGMGYTENVDIWSVGCIMGEMIRGGVLFPGTDHIDQWNKIIEQLGTPSTSFMQRLQPTVRNYVENRPRYSGYSFDRLFPDVLFPNDNNEQSRRKASEARDLLSRMLVIDPEQRISVEQALLHSYINVWYDAEEVNAPAPEPYDHSVDEREHTVEQWKRLIYEEVMDYEAHNSTNVSVNTTR encoded by the coding sequence aTGAGTTCCCGGCATTACACTATCGAGGTTGGAGATACGAATTTTACAATTCTTAAtcggtatacaaatttaaaacccATTGGCTCTGGTGCACAAGGCATAGTATGTGCCGCTTACGATACTATGACCGAGCAAAATGTTGCCATAAAAAAACTATCACGACCATTCCAAAATGTAACACACGCTAAACGCGCTTATAGAGAATTTAAATTAATGAAATTAGTAAATCATAAAAATATTATTGGTTTATTAAATGCATTTACACCACAACGTACTTTGGAAGAATTTCAAGATGTTTATCTTGTTATGGAATTGATGGATGCAAATCTATGTCAAGTCATACAAATGGATTTAGATCATGATCGTATGTCATATTTATTATATCAAATGTTATGCGGTATAAAGCACTTACACCTAGCCGGCATAATACATAGAGATTTAAAACCATCAAATATTGTTGTTAAAGCTGATTGCACATTAAAAATATTAGATTTTGGTTTAGCACGTACAGCTGGTACAACATTTATGATGACACCATATGTGGTCACCAGATATTATCGTGCCCCCGAAGTTATTCTAGGCATGGGTTATACTGAGAATGTTGATATATGGTCTGTTGGTTGTATTATGGGTGAAATGATACGTGGTGGTGTTTTATTCCCTGGCACTGATCATATTGATCAATGGAATAAAATTATTGAACAATTGGGTACTCCGTCTACATCATTTATGCAACGGCTACAACCAACTGTACGTAATTATGTTGAAAATCGGCCACGTTATTCTGGTTATTCATTTGATCGTCTTTTCCCCGATGTACTCTTTCCAAATGATAATAACGAACAAAGTCGACGAAAGGCATCTGAAGCGCGTGATTTATTAAGTCGTATGCTGGTAATTGATCCCGAGCAACGTATTTCGGTTGAACAAGCACTATTACATAGTTATATAAATGTTTGGTATGATGCTGAAGAAGTCAATGCACCAGCACCTGAACCATATGATCATAGTGTTGATGAAAGGGAACATACCGTCGAACAATGGAAGCGACTCATTTACGAAGAAGTTATGGATTATGAGGCACATAATAGTACTAATGTATCAGTAAATACTACGCGGTAG